One region of Manis pentadactyla isolate mManPen7 chromosome 9, mManPen7.hap1, whole genome shotgun sequence genomic DNA includes:
- the LOC118912186 gene encoding olfactory receptor 51V1-like gives MSVLNFNSSRFVLTGFPGLEDDYHWLSIPFSSIYATIFLGNCMVLHVIWTESSLHQPMFYFLAMLALTDLCMGLSTMYTVLGILWGLIREISLESCIAQSYFIHGLSFMESSVLLAMAFDRYIAIWNPLCYSSILTNNRIIKIGMTVLCRSSLLIPPVIVNLKFLHYCRPHILSHSFCLHQDLIRMACSDIRFNSIYGLALVISNLLLDAVLIFISYIMILHAVLAIGSREERRRSLQTCVSHICAVLVFYIPIIGLTMVHRFGKHLSPWVHVFMGNIYILFPPLMNPIIYSIKTQQIRKRVQRLFYFKGM, from the coding sequence ATGTCTGTCTTGAACTTCAATAGTTCCAGATTTGTTCTCACTGGTTTTCCTGGCCTGGAAGACGACTATCACTGGCTCTCCATCCCTTTCTCCTCAATCTATGCTACGATTTTCTTGGGAAACTGCATGGTGCTTCACGTGATCTGGACTGAGTCGAGCCTACATCAGCCCATGTTCTACTTCCTGGCCATGCTGGCCCTCACTGACCTGTGCATGGGGCTGTCCACCATGTACACAGTGCTGGGCATCCTGTGGGGGCTCATTCGTGAGATCAGCCTGGAGTCCTGCATTGCCCAGTCCTATTTCATCCACGGTCTATCCTTCATGGAGTCCTCGGTCCTCCTTGCTATGGCTTTTGACCGCTACATTGCCATTTGGAACCCACTATGCTACTCCTCCATCCTAACTAATAACAGAATCATAAAAATTGGGATGACAGTCTTATGTAGGAGCTCTTTGCTCATACCGCCAGTCATCGTTAACCTAAAGTTCTTACATTATTGCCGTCCCCACAtcctttctcattctttctgCCTGCACCAAGATTTAATTCGAATGGCCTGTTCAGACATCCGCTTCAACAGCATCTACGGTCTGGCCCTGGTGATCAGCAACCTGTTGTTGGATGCGGTCCTCATATTTATCTCCTATATCATGATTTTGCATGCAGTCTTAGCTATTGGATCACGGGAGGAGAGGAGAAGGTCCTTGCAGACCTGTGTATCTCACATCTGTGCTGTTTTGGTTTTCTACATCCCGATCATTGGGCTGACCATGGTGCACCGCTTTGGAAAGCACCTCTCACCTTGGGTTCATGTCTTCATGGGCAACATCTATATACTTTTCCCACCCTTGATGAACCCCATTATTTATAGTATCAAGACCCAGCAAATACGAAAGAGagtccagagattgttttacttcAAAGGAATGTAA
- the LOC118912091 gene encoding olfactory receptor 51V1-like: MSTAASSASSINSSAFVLMGFPGLDQYYAWFSVPFSFIYAMVFLGNCLVLHVIRTEPSLHQPMFYLLAMLALTDLCMGLSTVHTVLGILWGLRQEIGLDACIAQTYFVHGLSGTESGVLLAMAFDRFTAICNPLRYASILTNSRVIQLMVTILMRSAFSILPVIIRLKFFHYCRPHVLSHSFCLHQDLLRLACSDIRFNSFYALALVMCTLLLDAVLILISYIFILHTVLAITSQEERLKSLQTCVSHLCAVLVFFIPIIGLTMVHRFGKHLSPLVHILMGNIYIISPPMMNPIIYSVKTQQIRNRMKKWFSLKT, encoded by the coding sequence ATGTCCACGGCGGCCTCCTCTGCTTCCAGTATCAATTCCTCAGCGTTCGTTCTCATGGGTTTCCCAGGCCTGGACCAGTACTATGCCTGGTTCTCAGTTCCCTTCTCCTTCATCTACGCTATGGTTTTCCTGGGAAACTGCCTGGTGCTGCATGTGATCCGGACTGAACCGAGCCTGCACCAGCCCATGTTCTACCTCCTGGCCATGCTGGCCCTCACTGACCTGTGCATGGGGCTGTCCACAGTGCACACCGTGCTGGGCATCCTGTGGGGGCTCCGCCAGGAGATTGGTCTGGATGCCTGCATTGCCCAAACTTATTTTGTCCATGGACTCTCCGGCACAGAGTCTGGAGTCCTTCTTGCCATGGCCTTTGATCGCTTTACAGCAATATGCAATCCTCTGAGATATGCATCCATCCTGACAAATAGTAGAGTCATTCAACTCATGGTGACCATTTTGATGAGAAGCGCTTTCTCCATTCTTCCTGTCATCATTCGTTTGAAGTTCTTCCATTATTGCCGCCCTCACGTCCTCTCCCACTCTTTCTGCCTGCACCAGGACCTGCTCCGGCTGGCCTGCTCCGACATCCGCTTCAACAGCTTCTATGCCCTGGCCCTAGTGATGTGCACCTTGTTGTTGGATGCTGTCCTTATTCTCATCTCCTACATTTTCATCTTGCATACAGTGCTGGCGATTACATCCCAGGAGGAAAGACTCAAGTCTTTGCAGACCTGTGTTTCCCACCTCTGTGCTGTCCTGGTTTTTTTTATTCCCATCATTGGCCTCACCATGGTCCACCGCTTTGGCAAGCATCTCTCACCTTTGGTCCACATCCTTATGGGCAATATATACATCATCTCCCCACCCATGATGAATCCAATCATTTACAGTGTAAAGACCCAGCAGATCCGAAACAGGATGAAGAAGTGGTTTTCCCTGAAAACATAG